A stretch of the Bremerella alba genome encodes the following:
- a CDS encoding 1-acyl-sn-glycerol-3-phosphate acyltransferase, which translates to MQNIIIEKPYRFVPPHRGTRWPAFIQKFNLYGKYLQHFEGVQSYEVRNADRLQKSLDANHGILLAPNHSRLSDPLVLGFLAKEVDCNLYSMASWHLFNQGSFKAWAIRIMGGFSIYREGVDRKSLATAVDAMVEADRPLVVFSEGSTTRTNDHLHPLLDGVAFVARSAAKRRIKEGRGETVIHPIGIKYVFQGDIDATVRPVLHEIEQRLGWRTSEELRLLERVERMGEGLFCLEEIRYSGSAHSDDDMATRTERLIDCILHPLEKEWLRVESTGNILPRIKALRSRILPDMIEGKLSPEERSRRWMQLEDIYVAQQISCYIPNYLRDYPSVDRLLETVERYEEDLKDKTTVHGALKVIIDVDEPIMVSDERRPKGDEDPLMSQLRDRLQAKLTHLSKESKLYGSE; encoded by the coding sequence ATGCAGAATATCATTATCGAAAAGCCATATCGATTTGTTCCGCCGCACCGCGGGACTCGCTGGCCTGCGTTTATCCAGAAATTCAATCTTTACGGTAAATACCTCCAACACTTTGAAGGCGTTCAGTCTTACGAGGTCCGAAACGCAGACCGCTTACAGAAGTCGCTCGATGCCAACCATGGCATTCTTCTGGCGCCCAATCACAGCCGCCTGTCCGATCCATTGGTGCTGGGCTTCCTGGCAAAAGAAGTTGATTGCAACCTTTACTCGATGGCCAGCTGGCACCTCTTTAATCAAGGATCGTTTAAAGCGTGGGCCATCCGAATCATGGGGGGCTTCAGCATCTATCGAGAAGGTGTTGATCGAAAGTCGCTGGCAACGGCAGTTGACGCCATGGTCGAGGCCGATCGACCACTGGTCGTTTTTTCTGAAGGTTCGACCACGCGTACCAACGACCACCTCCACCCGCTTCTGGATGGGGTCGCCTTCGTAGCACGTTCCGCCGCCAAACGGCGTATCAAGGAAGGTCGCGGCGAGACAGTGATCCATCCGATTGGTATCAAGTACGTCTTCCAGGGAGACATCGACGCCACGGTTCGCCCCGTGCTGCACGAGATCGAACAACGCTTAGGCTGGCGAACGTCCGAGGAACTTCGACTGCTCGAACGTGTCGAACGCATGGGAGAAGGGTTATTTTGCCTGGAAGAGATTCGATATTCGGGAAGTGCTCACTCGGACGATGACATGGCCACCCGCACCGAGCGATTGATTGACTGCATTCTGCATCCGCTAGAGAAAGAGTGGCTTCGCGTCGAATCGACCGGAAACATATTACCACGCATCAAAGCACTACGCTCACGAATCCTGCCCGACATGATCGAGGGCAAACTCTCACCGGAAGAGCGATCACGACGCTGGATGCAATTGGAAGACATCTACGTTGCACAGCAGATTTCGTGTTACATCCCGAACTACCTGCGAGACTATCCTAGCGTCGATCGCCTTTTGGAAACGGTCGAGCGATACGAGGAAGACCTGAAGGACAAGACAACCGTGCACGGGGCCTTGAAGGTCATTATCGATGTCGACGAACCGATCATG
- a CDS encoding MotA/TolQ/ExbB proton channel family protein translates to MLRRSQAYSLSLCVASVALMLGIFLTTQSVTAQDAAADAEPAAAEPAAAPAAGDGAGDAAAPAEAPKTVFEWVYTSLSYYFWIFMVISIVFVALLVMNIMNARRENVVPLALVESFEACLEENQVQEAYDMAKEDESFLGKVLSAGLEKVSLGYDKALEAMQEVGEEENMKLDHRLSYLALIGTLSPMIGLFGTVDGMIKSFSVIARSGGTPDASALAEGISTALFTTLVGLALAIPAIAAYNILRNRVDRLALEVGITGEGLMSRFQNVGK, encoded by the coding sequence ATGTTGCGTCGATCTCAAGCGTACTCCCTGTCCCTCTGCGTGGCTTCTGTGGCCTTGATGTTGGGCATTTTTCTGACCACCCAGTCAGTCACAGCCCAAGATGCCGCTGCAGACGCCGAGCCTGCTGCCGCAGAACCGGCTGCTGCCCCAGCAGCCGGCGATGGTGCCGGCGATGCGGCTGCTCCTGCCGAAGCCCCCAAGACGGTCTTCGAATGGGTTTACACTTCGTTGAGCTATTACTTCTGGATCTTCATGGTCATTTCGATCGTGTTCGTAGCCCTGTTGGTGATGAACATCATGAATGCCCGCCGCGAAAATGTCGTTCCCCTGGCATTGGTCGAAAGCTTCGAGGCCTGCCTAGAAGAAAACCAGGTTCAGGAAGCCTACGACATGGCCAAGGAAGATGAATCGTTCCTCGGCAAGGTTCTTTCGGCCGGCTTGGAAAAGGTCTCACTAGGCTACGACAAAGCCCTTGAAGCGATGCAGGAAGTGGGCGAAGAAGAGAACATGAAGCTCGACCATCGCCTAAGCTACCTGGCCCTGATCGGTACGCTCAGCCCCATGATCGGATTGTTCGGTACGGTCGACGGGATGATTAAGTCGTTTAGTGTGATCGCTCGTAGTGGTGGTACGCCAGACGCCTCGGCACTGGCCGAAGGTATTTCGACCGCATTGTTCACCACGCTTGTCGGTTTGGCCCTCGCCATTCCAGCGATTGCCGCCTACAACATCCTTCGCAACCGAGTCGATCGCCTGGCGCTGGAAGTCGGCATCACCGGCGAAGGCCTGATGAGCCGTTTCCAAAATGTCGGCAAGTAG
- a CDS encoding ExbD/TolR family protein gives MKIKKNKREMLEGDLTPMIDMTFQLIAFFMVLINFTQADQNKKIQLPQSELAKPPEVPFENAITLQMYQDGMAYFDGNDYTLDSLRQRLVVEKQIADDFKADTGGAKSVTVIIRGDGRVATGKVQEMIKLCQDVGFEKFALRAKEEAPN, from the coding sequence ATGAAGATCAAAAAGAATAAGCGGGAGATGCTCGAAGGGGACCTGACCCCTATGATCGACATGACGTTTCAGTTGATCGCATTCTTTATGGTGCTGATCAACTTTACCCAGGCCGATCAGAACAAAAAGATTCAGCTCCCGCAGAGTGAACTGGCCAAGCCGCCGGAAGTTCCCTTTGAAAATGCCATCACGCTGCAAATGTATCAGGACGGTATGGCATACTTCGACGGCAACGACTATACGCTCGATTCCCTTCGGCAACGCTTAGTTGTCGAGAAGCAAATCGCCGACGATTTCAAAGCTGATACAGGCGGTGCGAAGAGTGTCACCGTCATTATTCGCGGTGATGGTCGCGTTGCCACCGGCAAAGTTCAAGAGATGATCAAGCTCTGCCAGGACGTTGGCTTTGAAAAATTTGCCCTCAGAGCCAAAGAAGAAGCTCCCAACTAA
- a CDS encoding ExbD/TolR family protein encodes MKLRKNEVHGREKIDVPMTPMIDIVFQLLVFFIMTFKIVAMEGDFNINMPQAAAGAPSTSLQVPMKLKLRAGPNGALQSVALNNTSFDGNAREKFAQLQDAIVQQIGVADGPSSAQEESEIEIDADYQLQYTYVIEAITAVTGRIDPKTGEVQKLIEKIKFAPGAGG; translated from the coding sequence ATGAAACTTCGCAAGAACGAAGTCCACGGACGCGAAAAGATCGATGTGCCGATGACACCGATGATTGACATCGTGTTTCAGCTCCTCGTCTTTTTTATCATGACGTTCAAAATCGTCGCGATGGAAGGGGACTTCAACATCAACATGCCCCAGGCAGCCGCCGGGGCACCCAGTACGAGCCTTCAGGTTCCGATGAAACTGAAGCTACGTGCCGGCCCCAACGGTGCCCTGCAATCGGTGGCACTCAACAATACGTCTTTCGATGGAAATGCACGCGAAAAGTTCGCTCAGTTGCAAGATGCCATCGTTCAGCAAATCGGCGTCGCGGACGGCCCTAGCTCGGCCCAGGAAGAATCGGAAATCGAAATCGATGCCGATTACCAGCTGCAATACACTTACGTGATTGAAGCAATCACCGCAGTGACCGGCCGCATTGATCCCAAAACGGGCGAAGTGCAGAAACTGATCGAGAAGATCAAGTTTGCACCTGGTGCCGGTGGTTAA
- the xerD gene encoding site-specific tyrosine recombinase XerD — translation MPRKLKLKLKRPLPQPEGERTERLIAAMVTYLTTECHLSPNTIQAYSRDLQRFRTWLGTKNPTTLNIVQLSDYVAWLHAQNLAPASVARHIISLKVFFRYLQLEGIMQDNLAELLGCQKLWQKIPTVIPPYQIDDFLTAPWSEDPYWRRDRAILEVLYACGCRASEIASLDAKNVHLSEGHCRLHGKGNKQRIVPLGEKAVSACRLYLEKERPKLLARGFDSPAFFLTRTGRPLRREAIWELVKKYARRAGIDPAVSPHTMRHSFATHLLAGGADLRQVQELLGHASIATTQIYTHVDQTRLKKVHAAFHPRA, via the coding sequence ATGCCCCGAAAATTAAAACTGAAACTCAAGCGGCCGTTGCCACAACCAGAAGGCGAGCGGACCGAGCGTCTGATCGCAGCGATGGTGACATATCTGACCACCGAATGCCATCTTTCGCCCAATACCATCCAAGCTTATTCGCGAGATTTACAGCGATTTCGGACATGGCTGGGGACAAAAAATCCTACGACGCTGAACATTGTCCAACTTTCTGATTACGTGGCATGGCTCCACGCGCAGAATCTCGCTCCGGCATCGGTAGCCCGGCATATCATCTCCTTGAAGGTGTTTTTCCGTTACCTGCAGTTAGAAGGAATAATGCAGGATAACCTGGCGGAACTTCTAGGCTGCCAGAAGCTATGGCAAAAAATTCCGACGGTGATACCACCCTATCAAATCGATGATTTCTTGACGGCCCCCTGGAGTGAAGATCCTTACTGGCGGCGTGACCGAGCCATTTTGGAGGTCTTGTATGCGTGTGGATGCCGAGCATCGGAGATCGCCAGCCTGGATGCGAAAAACGTTCACTTGAGCGAAGGTCATTGTCGGCTGCATGGTAAAGGGAACAAGCAACGCATCGTCCCTTTGGGCGAAAAGGCGGTCTCCGCGTGTAGGTTATACCTGGAAAAGGAACGCCCCAAGCTGTTGGCTCGGGGCTTCGATTCGCCTGCGTTCTTTTTGACGCGAACCGGTCGACCGCTGCGACGCGAGGCGATCTGGGAGCTCGTGAAGAAATATGCCCGCCGTGCTGGGATCGACCCGGCCGTCAGCCCGCATACAATGCGGCATAGCTTTGCCACACACCTGCTTGCCGGTGGGGCCGACCTTCGCCAGGTTCAAGAACTGCTCGGTCATGCGAGCATTGCGACAACCCAAATTTACACGCACGTCGATCAGACGCGCCTAAAAAAAGTTCACGCTGCGTTTCATCCGCGAGCGTGA
- the galE gene encoding UDP-glucose 4-epimerase GalE codes for MRVLVTGGAGYIGSHTARKLAVGGHNVVVYDNLSAGHRGAVGKLPLVVGDLSDGEKLTATLKEYNIEAVIHFAAFALVGESVTNPAKYYQNNVLGTLSLLDAMRAADVTRIVFSSTCATYGIPASSPIDESFPQAPVNPYGFTKLAIEHALQDYAHAYGMAFAALRYFNAAGASADGDIGEDHTPESHLIPLVLQVALGQRKSISIFGNDYPTSDGTCIRDYIHVDDLADAHLAAMQQITPDHCLKLNLGTGQGVSVQEIIQASRDVTGKDIPAEIGPRREGDPPALVANADKAHKILNWQPKYMDVRETIETAWRWHHSHPHGFAQ; via the coding sequence ATGCGCGTTCTTGTCACCGGCGGAGCAGGCTACATAGGTTCTCACACGGCCCGAAAACTGGCGGTCGGGGGACACAATGTTGTCGTCTACGACAACCTTTCCGCAGGGCATCGAGGCGCGGTCGGCAAGCTTCCCTTGGTGGTCGGAGACCTATCCGACGGCGAAAAGCTGACCGCCACCCTGAAAGAATACAACATAGAAGCGGTGATCCACTTCGCAGCGTTCGCACTTGTCGGCGAATCGGTCACGAATCCGGCCAAGTACTATCAGAACAATGTTCTCGGTACGCTGAGCCTGCTCGATGCTATGCGGGCCGCTGATGTGACTCGCATTGTGTTTTCGAGCACTTGTGCCACTTATGGTATTCCTGCGTCTTCGCCCATAGACGAAAGCTTCCCTCAGGCACCTGTGAATCCTTACGGCTTCACAAAACTGGCAATCGAACATGCGCTGCAGGATTACGCTCACGCTTATGGAATGGCTTTCGCGGCACTTCGTTACTTCAATGCCGCAGGGGCTTCCGCCGACGGAGATATCGGCGAAGATCACACGCCAGAATCGCACTTGATACCCTTGGTTCTGCAGGTGGCGTTGGGGCAAAGAAAATCGATCAGCATTTTCGGCAACGACTACCCCACCTCGGACGGGACATGCATTCGCGATTACATTCATGTCGACGACCTGGCCGATGCCCATTTAGCGGCGATGCAGCAGATTACGCCTGATCATTGCCTGAAACTCAACTTGGGGACTGGGCAAGGGGTCAGTGTCCAAGAGATCATTCAGGCAAGCCGAGATGTTACCGGCAAGGATATTCCCGCAGAAATTGGCCCTAGGCGCGAGGGAGATCCCCCTGCCCTGGTAGCCAACGCCGATAAGGCTCATAAAATTCTTAATTGGCAACCAAAGTACATGGACGTCCGCGAAACGATTGAAACTGCCTGGCGATGGCATCATTCGCATCCTCACGGATTCGCCCAGTAA